One window from the genome of Faecalibacterium sp. HTF-F encodes:
- the dusB gene encoding tRNA dihydrouridine synthase DusB, with translation MEPLKIGNIILPHRAVFGPMAGFTDAPCRRLMAQHGAGFTVSEMVSSRALVYGDHKTVSMLKAEPNGAPYGVQIFGEVPEIMGEATAAMEQYEFDFVDINMGCPAPKIVSGGAGSKLMLDPDRCGRIVEQVVAHTKRPVTVKMRKGWDADHITAVECAKACEQAGAALIAVHARTREQMYAPGIDPEIIARVKDAVRVPVLGNGDIHSAEDAVRMMQATGCDGVMIARGALGDPWLFERVNAAIEGLPAPKEPNLQARMNALRRQVEEMVEQKGEFVAMPQARSQTMHYMKGLKGAANLRRYCCTLTHLEDLDELIDAVFEEQRKAGLDPDDVREVPFP, from the coding sequence ATGGAACCTTTGAAGATCGGCAATATCATCCTGCCCCACCGGGCGGTGTTCGGCCCGATGGCAGGCTTTACGGATGCACCCTGCCGCCGCCTGATGGCCCAGCACGGTGCGGGCTTTACGGTGAGCGAAATGGTGTCCAGCCGGGCGCTTGTTTACGGCGACCACAAGACGGTCAGCATGCTGAAGGCCGAGCCCAACGGCGCGCCCTACGGCGTGCAGATCTTTGGCGAAGTGCCCGAGATCATGGGCGAAGCCACCGCTGCCATGGAGCAGTACGAATTCGATTTTGTGGATATCAATATGGGTTGCCCGGCCCCCAAGATCGTTTCCGGCGGCGCAGGCAGCAAGCTGATGCTGGACCCGGACCGCTGCGGGCGCATCGTGGAGCAGGTTGTGGCCCACACAAAACGGCCTGTCACCGTCAAAATGCGCAAGGGCTGGGATGCCGACCACATCACTGCCGTGGAGTGTGCCAAGGCCTGTGAGCAGGCCGGTGCGGCCCTCATTGCGGTGCACGCCCGTACCCGGGAGCAGATGTATGCCCCCGGCATCGACCCGGAGATCATCGCCCGGGTGAAGGATGCCGTCAGGGTGCCGGTGCTGGGCAACGGCGACATCCATTCGGCAGAGGATGCGGTGAGGATGATGCAGGCCACCGGCTGCGACGGCGTGATGATCGCCCGGGGCGCACTGGGCGACCCGTGGCTCTTCGAGCGGGTGAATGCGGCCATCGAGGGCCTGCCTGCCCCCAAAGAGCCGAACCTGCAGGCCCGCATGAATGCGCTGCGCCGTCAGGTGGAAGAGATGGTGGAGCAGAAGGGCGAGTTTGTGGCCATGCCGCAGGCCCGCTCCCAGACCATGCACTATATGAAGGGGCTGAAGGGGGCGGCCAATCTGCGCCGCTATTGCTGCACCCTGACCCATCTGGAAGATCTGGATGAGCTGATCGACGCCGTGTTTGAAGAGCAGCGCAAGGCCGGGCTGGACCCGGACGACGTGCGCGAGGTGCCGTTCCCGTAA
- the argS gene encoding arginine--tRNA ligase yields MTEFEKTYQNYNPRQAALDEARALLTAAAKAAMADGALPEADLPAFIVEIPADVKNGDIASNIAMAGARSWRKAPRMIADALLAHLPSMENSVFAKVEVAGPGFINLFLSQSFWAGVVLGACANREYGRTDHGKGAKYNVEFVSANPTGPMHMGNARGGALGDCLAAVLDWSGYDVTREFYINDAGNQIQKFGKSLAVRYLQKYCGEETFPLPAECYQGGDIKVLAGEFADINGDKYVAACSGLSEEALFESEAFAQLKDALVAYALPKNIAALKRDLGKYRIDYDVWFHESTLHESGAVMAVVDKLLELGACYKAEDGAIMYRSAQYAAKYGTVNKKKTEDGTEEEAKDEVLVRANGIPTYFAADIAYHYNKLATRGFAKAIDVWGADHHGHVARMKGAMDAIGLHGEDLDVVLMQMVNLMRDGQPVRMSKRTGNAITLTDLLEEVPIDSARFLFNMHDAGSGIDFDLDQAVKTDNDNPVYYVQYAHARICSILKKMESEGVQFAGAEKVDATLLTEPSEMDLIRMLAAFPQEIVMAAEKYDPSRINRFVIDLASAFHRFYGNCRIQGADPAVQQARLALCIGVKNVIFNVLTMFKINVPEKM; encoded by the coding sequence ATGACTGAATTTGAAAAGACCTACCAGAACTACAACCCCCGTCAGGCTGCGCTGGATGAGGCCCGCGCTCTGCTGACTGCCGCCGCCAAGGCCGCTATGGCCGATGGTGCTCTGCCGGAAGCCGATCTGCCCGCCTTCATCGTGGAGATCCCCGCCGACGTGAAGAACGGCGACATCGCCTCCAACATCGCCATGGCCGGTGCCCGCAGCTGGCGCAAGGCCCCCCGGATGATCGCGGACGCCCTGCTGGCGCACCTGCCCTCCATGGAAAACAGCGTGTTTGCCAAGGTGGAAGTGGCCGGCCCCGGCTTCATCAACCTGTTCCTGTCCCAGAGCTTCTGGGCCGGCGTGGTGCTGGGTGCCTGCGCCAACAGGGAGTATGGCCGCACCGACCACGGCAAGGGTGCCAAGTACAACGTGGAGTTCGTTTCCGCCAACCCCACCGGCCCCATGCACATGGGCAATGCCCGCGGCGGCGCTCTGGGCGACTGTCTGGCTGCTGTGCTGGACTGGTCCGGCTACGATGTGACCCGCGAGTTCTATATCAACGATGCCGGCAACCAGATCCAGAAGTTCGGCAAGAGTCTTGCAGTGCGCTACCTGCAGAAGTATTGCGGCGAGGAGACCTTCCCTCTGCCCGCCGAGTGCTATCAGGGCGGCGACATCAAGGTGCTGGCCGGTGAGTTTGCCGACATCAACGGCGACAAGTACGTTGCCGCCTGCTCCGGGCTGAGCGAGGAGGCTCTGTTCGAGAGCGAAGCCTTTGCCCAGCTGAAGGACGCACTGGTGGCCTATGCCCTGCCCAAGAACATTGCCGCCCTGAAGCGTGATCTGGGCAAGTACCGCATCGACTACGATGTGTGGTTCCACGAGAGCACTCTGCACGAGTCCGGCGCGGTCATGGCCGTGGTGGATAAGCTGCTGGAGCTGGGCGCATGCTATAAGGCAGAGGACGGTGCCATCATGTACCGCAGCGCCCAGTACGCCGCCAAGTACGGCACCGTGAACAAGAAAAAGACCGAGGACGGCACCGAGGAGGAAGCCAAGGACGAAGTGCTGGTCCGTGCCAACGGCATCCCCACCTACTTTGCCGCCGATATCGCCTACCACTACAACAAGCTGGCCACCCGTGGCTTTGCCAAGGCCATCGACGTCTGGGGCGCAGACCATCATGGCCATGTGGCCCGCATGAAGGGTGCCATGGACGCCATCGGCCTGCATGGCGAGGATCTGGACGTGGTACTGATGCAGATGGTCAACCTGATGCGGGACGGTCAGCCTGTCCGGATGTCCAAGCGCACCGGCAACGCCATCACCCTGACCGACCTGCTGGAAGAGGTGCCCATCGACAGCGCACGCTTCCTGTTCAATATGCACGATGCAGGCAGCGGCATCGACTTTGACCTGGATCAGGCCGTCAAGACCGACAACGACAACCCGGTGTACTATGTGCAGTATGCCCATGCCCGCATCTGCTCCATCCTGAAAAAGATGGAGAGCGAAGGCGTGCAGTTTGCCGGTGCCGAGAAGGTGGACGCCACCCTGCTTACCGAGCCTTCCGAGATGGATCTGATCCGGATGCTGGCAGCCTTCCCGCAGGAGATCGTCATGGCGGCAGAAAAGTACGACCCCAGCCGCATCAACCGCTTTGTCATTGATCTGGCCAGTGCCTTCCACCGCTTCTATGGCAACTGCCGCATTCAGGGCGCAGACCCCGCTGTGCAGCAGGCACGTCTGGCCCTGTGCATCGGCGTCAAGAATGTCATCTTCAACGTGCTGACCATGTTCAAGATCAACGTGCCCGAGAAGATGTAA
- a CDS encoding DUF1934 domain-containing protein, whose amino-acid sequence MSKPLKEDYIIRIKSRIEQHVEEPAEKEEKEEFVELMTRGQFVQKGGSYYITYKETETTGYEGCTTTLKIAADGSRVAMLRFGKGSGAGTQLLIEKGKRNLCHYETGYGSMTLGVTADEIICSLTEKGGTAKFGYLLDANSAELVSRNRLEVTVTHVN is encoded by the coding sequence GTGAGCAAACCGTTAAAGGAAGATTATATCATCCGCATCAAGAGCCGCATCGAGCAGCATGTGGAAGAACCTGCGGAGAAAGAAGAAAAGGAAGAGTTTGTGGAGCTGATGACCCGGGGCCAGTTCGTGCAGAAGGGCGGCAGCTACTACATTACCTATAAAGAAACGGAGACCACCGGCTACGAGGGCTGCACCACCACCCTGAAGATCGCCGCCGACGGAAGCCGGGTGGCCATGCTGCGCTTTGGCAAGGGCAGCGGGGCCGGTACCCAGCTGCTCATCGAAAAGGGCAAGCGCAACCTCTGCCATTACGAGACCGGCTACGGCTCCATGACGCTGGGCGTGACGGCTGACGAGATCATCTGCAGCCTGACCGAGAAGGGCGGCACTGCAAAGTTCGGCTATCTACTGGACGCCAACAGCGCTGAACTGGTGAGCCGCAACCGCCTGGAAGTGACCGTGACCCATGTGAACTGA
- the murI gene encoding glutamate racemase has protein sequence MDNRPIGVFDSGLGGLTGVRELRKRLPHEEIIYFGDTGRVPYGSRSPETILQYARQDVAFLLSKDVKCIMAACGTVSSTYPAAEAARLPVPYLGVVDAAAREAAFSTRNRRIGVIGTAATIRSRSYEKLLRQLVPGVEITARACPLFVPLVEAGYVDHSEESRQQVTKLVIAQYLTEVRDAGVDTLILGCTHYPLLKTMIGEFMGRKVTLVDPAKTAAHHLERMLSERGLKAAQEHEGQAHFYVSDVPDSFVQTADLFLGEYKGGPVEQIAIDKY, from the coding sequence ATGGATAATCGCCCCATCGGCGTGTTCGACAGCGGTCTGGGCGGGCTGACCGGCGTGCGGGAGCTGCGCAAGCGTCTGCCCCACGAGGAGATCATCTATTTTGGTGATACCGGCCGCGTGCCCTACGGAAGCCGCAGCCCGGAGACCATCCTGCAGTACGCCCGTCAGGATGTTGCGTTCCTGCTTTCGAAAGATGTAAAATGCATCATGGCGGCCTGCGGCACAGTGTCCAGCACCTACCCGGCTGCAGAGGCAGCCCGGCTGCCGGTGCCGTATCTGGGCGTGGTGGATGCCGCCGCCCGGGAAGCGGCCTTTTCCACCCGCAACCGCCGCATCGGCGTCATTGGCACGGCGGCGACCATCCGCTCCCGCAGCTATGAAAAGCTGCTGCGCCAGCTGGTGCCCGGTGTGGAGATCACCGCCCGGGCCTGTCCGCTGTTCGTTCCGCTGGTGGAAGCCGGTTATGTGGACCACAGCGAGGAGAGTCGGCAGCAGGTGACGAAGCTGGTCATTGCGCAGTACCTGACCGAGGTGCGGGATGCCGGGGTGGATACCCTCATTCTGGGCTGCACCCATTATCCGCTGCTCAAGACCATGATCGGTGAGTTCATGGGACGGAAGGTGACGCTGGTGGACCCCGCCAAGACTGCCGCCCATCATCTGGAACGGATGCTCTCGGAACGCGGCCTGAAAGCGGCGCAGGAGCATGAGGGACAGGCACATTTCTATGTCAGCGATGTGCCGGACAGCTTTGTGCAGACGGCAGACCTGTTTCTGGGCGAGTACAAGGGCGGCCCGGTGGAACAGATCGCCATTGACAAATATTGA
- a CDS encoding D-alanine--D-alanine ligase family protein has translation MQSEKMCVVLLFGGMSSEHEVSRVSVGNFVNNIDREKYETLAVGITKEGRWLYTEATAAQMADGSWEELAGNMPCVISPDRADHGMILFTPEGHVEKVHVDVVIPVLHGLWGEDGTVQGLLELAGIPYVGCGVLASAVCMDKAVANALFEANGVPHTKWVAANRWEIESDLEGVCDGVEQKLGWPVFVKPANAGSSVGISKVSSREELKKAIDLALENDRKVVFEAFVDGQEVECAVIGSDPAVATRPGEILAGAEFYTYDDKYKNGVSQTVIPAHLPEAKLDEVKTYAAMAYTALNCEGLARCDFFVEHGTGRVLINEINTFPGFTSISMYPKLMEHEGLPVPALIDRLIALALERKEKQHG, from the coding sequence ATGCAGTCTGAAAAAATGTGCGTCGTCCTGCTGTTTGGCGGTATGTCCAGCGAGCACGAGGTCAGCCGCGTTTCGGTGGGCAACTTCGTCAACAACATTGATCGCGAAAAATATGAGACGCTTGCCGTGGGCATCACCAAGGAGGGCCGCTGGCTGTACACCGAGGCCACTGCAGCCCAGATGGCCGATGGCAGCTGGGAAGAGCTGGCAGGCAATATGCCCTGCGTCATCAGCCCGGACCGCGCCGACCATGGCATGATCCTGTTCACCCCGGAAGGCCATGTGGAAAAGGTGCATGTGGATGTGGTCATCCCGGTGCTCCATGGCCTGTGGGGCGAGGACGGCACGGTGCAGGGCCTGCTGGAGCTGGCCGGCATCCCTTACGTGGGCTGCGGCGTGCTGGCAAGCGCAGTGTGCATGGACAAAGCCGTGGCCAACGCTCTGTTTGAGGCCAACGGCGTGCCCCATACCAAGTGGGTGGCCGCGAACCGCTGGGAGATCGAGTCTGATCTGGAAGGTGTGTGCGACGGCGTGGAGCAGAAGCTGGGCTGGCCGGTGTTCGTCAAGCCCGCCAATGCCGGTTCCAGTGTGGGCATCTCCAAGGTGTCCAGCCGCGAGGAACTGAAGAAGGCCATCGACCTTGCACTGGAAAACGACCGCAAGGTGGTGTTTGAAGCCTTTGTGGACGGTCAGGAAGTGGAGTGCGCCGTCATCGGTTCCGACCCTGCCGTGGCGACCCGTCCCGGCGAGATCCTTGCCGGTGCCGAGTTCTACACCTATGATGACAAGTACAAGAACGGCGTCAGCCAGACCGTCATCCCGGCCCACCTGCCGGAGGCAAAGCTGGACGAGGTAAAGACCTACGCCGCCATGGCCTACACCGCCCTGAACTGCGAGGGGCTGGCCCGCTGCGACTTCTTTGTGGAGCACGGCACCGGCCGGGTGCTCATCAACGAGATCAACACCTTCCCGGGCTTCACGTCCATCAGCATGTATCCCAAGCTGATGGAGCACGAGGGCCTGCCGGTGCCGGCCCTCATCGACCGGCTGATCGCACTGGCTCTGGAAAGAAAGGAAAAGCAGCATGGATAA
- the rpmG gene encoding 50S ribosomal protein L33, protein MTVKITLACTECKQRNYNTTKNKKNNPDRLEMKKYCRFCKKHTVHRETK, encoded by the coding sequence ATGACCGTTAAAATCACTCTGGCCTGCACCGAGTGCAAGCAGCGCAACTACAACACCACGAAGAACAAGAAGAACAACCCCGATCGTCTCGAGATGAAGAAGTATTGCCGTTTCTGCAAGAAGCACACCGTTCATCGCGAAACCAAGTAA
- the secE gene encoding preprotein translocase subunit SecE, which translates to MADKTENKPGFVARAKAAVKNFGARVSKFFRDTKSELKKVVWPSKADVKTNTIVVLITVAIAAVVMILLDAIFGGILGLIIGA; encoded by the coding sequence ATGGCAGACAAAACCGAGAACAAGCCGGGCTTTGTGGCCAGAGCAAAGGCCGCTGTGAAGAATTTTGGCGCACGCGTCTCCAAATTCTTCCGCGACACCAAGAGCGAGCTGAAGAAGGTGGTGTGGCCGTCCAAGGCGGACGTCAAGACCAACACCATCGTCGTGCTCATCACTGTCGCCATCGCAGCGGTCGTGATGATCCTGCTGGATGCCATCTTCGGCGGCATCCTGGGCCTGATCATCGGCGCCTGA
- the nusG gene encoding transcription termination/antitermination protein NusG, protein MEEQSNEALWYVVHTYSGYENKVANDLQTMVENRHLQDLICDIKVPVEMVPEIDKNGKQKMVEHKLFPGYVLVKMVMNDDTWYVVRNTRGCTGFVGPASKPVPLSPEEVEKMGVEKAAPLAVDFAVGDTVQITAGPLEGFMGLVEAIDTENFKVKLKVNMFGRETPAEVELGQVELP, encoded by the coding sequence ATGGAAGAACAATCCAATGAGGCACTTTGGTATGTCGTGCATACCTATTCCGGCTATGAGAACAAGGTCGCAAACGATCTGCAGACCATGGTGGAGAACCGTCATCTGCAGGATCTGATCTGCGATATCAAGGTTCCCGTCGAGATGGTTCCCGAAATTGACAAGAACGGCAAGCAGAAGATGGTGGAGCACAAGCTGTTCCCCGGCTACGTTCTGGTCAAGATGGTGATGAACGACGATACCTGGTATGTGGTGCGCAATACGCGCGGCTGCACCGGTTTTGTCGGTCCCGCATCCAAGCCCGTTCCCCTCTCCCCTGAAGAAGTGGAGAAGATGGGCGTAGAAAAGGCTGCACCTCTGGCTGTCGACTTTGCTGTCGGCGACACCGTGCAGATCACCGCCGGTCCTCTGGAAGGCTTTATGGGCCTTGTGGAGGCCATCGATACCGAGAACTTCAAAGTGAAGCTCAAGGTCAACATGTTCGGCCGCGAAACTCCCGCAGAAGTGGAGCTTGGTCAGGTCGAGCTGCCGTAA
- the rplK gene encoding 50S ribosomal protein L11, which produces MAQKVTGYIKLQIEAGKATPAPPVGPALGQKGVNIMAFTKEFNERTKNQMGYVIPVVITVYADRSFSFITKTPPAAVLIKKAAGINTASGKPNKEKVASLTAAQVEEIAKTKMPDLNAASLEAACSMVRGTCRSMGITVEG; this is translated from the coding sequence ATGGCACAGAAAGTTACTGGCTACATTAAGCTGCAGATCGAGGCCGGCAAGGCAACTCCGGCTCCCCCTGTTGGCCCTGCTCTGGGTCAGAAGGGCGTCAACATCATGGCCTTCACCAAGGAGTTCAACGAGCGTACCAAGAACCAGATGGGTTATGTGATCCCCGTCGTCATCACTGTTTACGCTGACCGCTCCTTCAGCTTCATCACCAAGACTCCTCCGGCAGCCGTTCTGATCAAGAAGGCCGCTGGCATCAACACCGCTTCCGGCAAGCCCAACAAGGAGAAGGTCGCTTCTCTGACCGCCGCTCAGGTGGAAGAGATTGCAAAGACCAAGATGCCCGACCTGAACGCTGCTTCTCTGGAAGCTGCATGCAGCATGGTCCGCGGCACCTGCCGTTCCATGGGCATCACCGTCGAGGGCTGA
- the rplA gene encoding 50S ribosomal protein L1, whose amino-acid sequence MKHGKHYVDAAKLVDSTKAYDVNEALELACKTASAKFDETVELHVRLGVDGRHADQQVRGAVVLPNGTGKTVRVCAIAKGPAAAAAEAAGADIVGDDELIAKIAGGFMDFDVVVTTPDMMGRVGRLGKVLGPRGLMPNPKAGTVAPDLGKAVSEAKAGKIEYRLDKQNIIHVPVGKASFGAEKLYANLDTVMEAIAKAKPAAAKGTYFKSATIATTMGPGIRLNTLKYGV is encoded by the coding sequence ATGAAACATGGCAAGCACTATGTCGACGCTGCAAAGCTGGTCGATTCTACTAAGGCATATGATGTGAACGAGGCTCTGGAGCTGGCTTGCAAGACCGCTTCTGCCAAGTTCGACGAGACTGTTGAGCTGCACGTCCGTCTGGGCGTTGATGGCCGTCACGCTGACCAGCAGGTCCGCGGCGCTGTCGTTCTGCCCAACGGCACCGGCAAGACCGTCCGCGTCTGCGCAATCGCCAAGGGCCCCGCTGCTGCTGCTGCTGAGGCTGCTGGCGCTGATATCGTCGGTGATGACGAGCTGATCGCAAAGATCGCCGGCGGCTTCATGGATTTCGACGTCGTCGTGACCACTCCCGATATGATGGGCCGCGTTGGCCGTCTCGGTAAGGTCCTGGGCCCCCGCGGCCTGATGCCGAACCCCAAGGCCGGCACCGTTGCTCCTGACCTGGGCAAGGCTGTTTCCGAGGCCAAGGCTGGTAAGATCGAGTACCGTCTGGACAAGCAGAACATCATCCATGTGCCCGTGGGCAAGGCTTCTTTCGGTGCAGAGAAGCTGTACGCCAACCTGGACACTGTGATGGAGGCTATTGCCAAGGCAAAGCCCGCTGCAGCAAAGGGTACCTACTTCAAGAGCGCTACCATCGCCACCACCATGGGCCCTGGCATCCGTCTGAACACCCTGAAGTACGGTGTCTGA
- the rplJ gene encoding 50S ribosomal protein L10, with translation MPSAKILSEKQAYVADLKAKFESAVSGCVVAYGGINVENDTKLRKELREAGVDYMVVKNTMLRLAVKGTSLEGLAEQFKGDTAIAFAHEEDPMSAARILCKYQDGDKSKKFVVKAGFMEGKVMNAAETNAIAKLPNREGMLSMFAGALTSTLSGLAVAMQAYADKQEEPAA, from the coding sequence ATGCCCAGTGCAAAGATTCTTTCTGAAAAGCAGGCTTATGTCGCTGATCTGAAGGCAAAGTTTGAGAGTGCGGTTTCCGGCTGCGTCGTCGCTTACGGCGGCATTAACGTCGAGAACGACACCAAGCTCCGTAAGGAGCTGCGTGAGGCAGGCGTCGATTACATGGTCGTGAAGAACACCATGCTGCGTCTGGCTGTCAAGGGTACCTCTCTGGAGGGCCTGGCTGAGCAGTTCAAGGGCGATACCGCTATCGCTTTTGCTCACGAAGAGGATCCCATGTCCGCTGCCCGCATCCTGTGCAAGTATCAGGATGGCGATAAGTCCAAGAAGTTCGTCGTGAAGGCTGGCTTCATGGAAGGCAAGGTCATGAATGCAGCTGAGACCAACGCAATCGCAAAGCTGCCCAACCGCGAAGGCATGCTGTCCATGTTCGCAGGCGCCCTCACCAGCACTCTGTCTGGTCTGGCCGTTGCAATGCAGGCTTATGCCGACAAGCAGGAGGAGCCCGCTGCCTGA
- the rplL gene encoding 50S ribosomal protein L7/L12, with product MASEKITAIIDSVKELSVLELKELIDAYCEEFGVSAVAAAAPAAAGAAAAAEEEKTEFDVILAEAGATKMQVIKLVKEITGLGLKEAKAIVDGAPKAVKEKVSKAEAEDIQKKLTEAGAKVEVK from the coding sequence ATGGCTTCTGAGAAGATTACTGCCATCATCGACTCCGTTAAGGAGCTGTCCGTTCTGGAGCTGAAGGAACTGATCGACGCTTACTGCGAAGAGTTCGGTGTTTCCGCTGTTGCTGCTGCTGCTCCCGCTGCTGCTGGCGCTGCTGCTGCCGCTGAGGAAGAGAAGACCGAGTTCGACGTCATCCTGGCTGAGGCTGGCGCTACCAAGATGCAGGTCATCAAGCTGGTGAAGGAGATCACCGGTCTGGGCCTGAAGGAAGCTAAGGCTATCGTCGATGGCGCTCCCAAGGCTGTCAAGGAGAAGGTCTCCAAGGCTGAGGCTGAGGACATCCAGAAGAAGCTGACCGAGGCTGGCGCTAAGGTCGAGGTCAAGTAA
- a CDS encoding aldo/keto reductase — protein MEYRNWSKNDIRTSLLGYGCMRFPTKADGTIDEERAEALLNTAKAAGVNYFDTAYPYHNGQSEPFVGRVIARWDRSSFYLATKMPLWSCKNLDDAKRIFEEQFQRLGVEYIDFYLLHSLHRARYEKAKAVGLVDWLWQQKAAGRIRNFGFSCHDNSAGFEYILRDQPWDFCQLQYNYLDRDDRAEEISGDRGYQLTEECGVPLIIMEPVKGGTLASLPADAAAPLHALRPDASDASWALRWVGSHNNVHVILSGMSAEEQLTDNLATFGSFQPLSPAENAAVESVADELHRRIKVGCTGCRYCMPCPMGVDIPDNFSIWNKLGMFGQKDAIKTQWAECFPDSEKALHCVRCGKCEAVCPQKLPIRDSLAQLQKELDAL, from the coding sequence ATGGAATACCGCAACTGGAGCAAAAACGATATCCGCACTTCCCTTTTGGGCTACGGCTGTATGCGCTTTCCCACCAAGGCCGACGGCACCATTGATGAAGAGCGCGCCGAAGCGCTGCTGAACACCGCCAAGGCCGCCGGTGTCAACTACTTCGATACCGCCTATCCCTATCACAACGGCCAGAGTGAGCCGTTTGTGGGCCGGGTCATTGCCAGGTGGGACCGCAGCAGCTTTTATCTTGCCACCAAAATGCCGCTGTGGAGCTGCAAAAATCTGGACGATGCCAAGCGCATTTTTGAAGAACAGTTCCAGCGGCTTGGCGTTGAATACATCGACTTCTATCTGCTGCACTCCCTGCACAGAGCACGGTACGAAAAGGCAAAAGCCGTGGGCCTTGTGGACTGGCTGTGGCAGCAGAAGGCTGCAGGACGCATCCGGAACTTTGGATTTTCCTGTCATGACAACTCTGCCGGGTTTGAGTACATTCTGCGCGACCAGCCGTGGGATTTCTGCCAGCTGCAATACAATTATCTGGACCGGGACGACCGTGCCGAGGAGATCTCCGGTGACCGGGGCTATCAGCTGACCGAAGAATGCGGCGTGCCTCTTATCATCATGGAGCCCGTCAAGGGCGGCACGCTGGCGTCTCTGCCTGCAGACGCCGCCGCACCGCTGCACGCCCTGCGTCCGGATGCCTCCGATGCCTCCTGGGCGCTGCGCTGGGTGGGCAGCCACAACAACGTGCATGTTATCCTGTCCGGCATGAGCGCCGAGGAGCAGCTGACCGACAATCTGGCTACCTTTGGCTCTTTCCAGCCGCTCTCCCCTGCCGAAAATGCCGCCGTGGAAAGCGTTGCCGACGAGCTGCACCGCCGTATCAAGGTCGGCTGCACCGGCTGCCGGTACTGTATGCCCTGCCCCATGGGGGTGGACATCCCGGACAATTTCAGCATCTGGAACAAGCTGGGCATGTTCGGGCAGAAGGATGCCATTAAGACCCAGTGGGCCGAGTGCTTCCCGGACAGCGAAAAGGCCCTGCACTGCGTGCGCTGCGGCAAATGTGAGGCAGTCTGCCCGCAAAAGCTGCCCATCCGCGATTCGCTGGCACAGCTGCAAAAGGAGCTGGATGCACTGTAA